In one Bacillus sp. PK3_68 genomic region, the following are encoded:
- the rpsT gene encoding 30S ribosomal protein S20, with amino-acid sequence MPNIKSAIKRTKTIQERTERNNQQKSAMRTAVKKFEAAAANNEENAKDLFAEAAKNLDKAAAKGLIHKNAANRKKSRLLKKLNA; translated from the coding sequence ATGCCAAATATTAAATCTGCTATCAAACGCACAAAAACGATCCAAGAGCGCACAGAGCGCAATAACCAACAGAAATCTGCAATGCGTACAGCTGTAAAGAAATTTGAAGCAGCAGCTGCCAACAACGAGGAAAACGCAAAAGATCTTTTCGCTGAAGCAGCAAAGAATCTTGACAAAGCTGCCGCTAAAGGTTTAATCCATAAAAATGCAGCAAACCGTAAAAAGTCTCGTTTATTGAAAAAGCTAAACGCATAA
- the rsfS gene encoding ribosome silencing factor, which translates to MGQPELLQRVVNAADDKRAENIVVLDMQGISLMADYFMICHGNSDKQVQAIAREVKEQAEELGYGVKRMEGFDEARWVLIDLGDLIIHVFHREERLYYNLERLWGDAPELDVESELLS; encoded by the coding sequence ATGGGTCAACCAGAACTTTTACAACGAGTTGTTAATGCAGCAGATGACAAGCGAGCGGAGAATATTGTCGTTTTAGATATGCAGGGAATTTCATTAATGGCGGACTATTTTATGATCTGTCATGGGAATTCTGATAAGCAGGTACAAGCTATTGCCCGTGAAGTTAAGGAGCAGGCGGAAGAGCTTGGCTACGGAGTGAAACGGATGGAAGGATTTGATGAAGCGCGATGGGTATTGATTGACCTTGGCGATTTGATTATCCATGTATTCCATCGAGAGGAACGGCTTTATTATAATCTTGAGCGGCTTTGGGGAGATGCGCCTGAGCTGGATGTGGAGAGCGAGTTGCTTTCATGA
- the gpr gene encoding GPR endopeptidase, with protein MYKGEDIVKESSLDLSQYAVRTDLVVEAKAMAEERQGKTRQVVGVLTEERKMNDITVTSVTIDEEGEKATGKKAGLYLTVESQGIRTHDTSHQHEVEKVLANEFAAFLKKKGIQENASCLVVGLGNEDVTPDALGPLVCREIMVTRHLFELQPDQVEEGYRPVSSLIPGVMGITGIETSDIVFGVVEKTKPDFLVVIDALASRSIERVNATVQIADTGIQPGAGVGNKRKELSEKTLGIPVIAIGVPTVVDAVSITSDTIDFILKHLGKEIQEGDRPSGALAPAGFSFGKNKLTEQHLPDEENRRSFLGMIGILPEDEKRQLIREVLSPLGHNLMVTPKEVDLFIKDTANLLANCLNAALHSAVDQGNTGFFTK; from the coding sequence ATTTATAAGGGGGAAGACATAGTGAAAGAATCATCACTTGATTTAAGTCAGTATGCGGTAAGGACAGATCTGGTTGTAGAAGCAAAAGCCATGGCCGAGGAGCGGCAGGGAAAGACTAGGCAAGTCGTTGGTGTACTAACAGAAGAACGGAAAATGAATGACATAACAGTCACTTCCGTTACGATCGATGAAGAGGGAGAAAAGGCGACAGGGAAAAAGGCAGGACTTTATTTGACAGTAGAATCCCAGGGTATCCGCACCCACGACACGAGTCATCAGCATGAAGTAGAGAAAGTGCTGGCGAATGAATTTGCCGCTTTTCTAAAAAAGAAAGGTATTCAAGAAAACGCAAGCTGCCTTGTTGTGGGCCTGGGCAATGAAGATGTGACACCTGATGCTCTCGGTCCTCTTGTATGTAGAGAGATCATGGTAACGAGACATTTATTTGAGTTGCAGCCGGACCAAGTAGAGGAAGGGTACCGGCCAGTAAGCTCTCTCATTCCTGGAGTGATGGGAATAACGGGGATTGAAACGAGTGATATTGTATTTGGAGTGGTTGAAAAAACCAAGCCGGATTTTTTAGTAGTTATTGATGCGCTTGCCTCACGATCGATTGAGCGGGTTAATGCCACCGTGCAGATCGCAGATACCGGTATTCAACCAGGAGCAGGAGTAGGCAACAAAAGAAAAGAACTTAGCGAAAAAACACTCGGCATTCCAGTTATTGCAATTGGCGTTCCTACTGTTGTAGATGCTGTTTCAATTACGAGTGATACGATTGACTTTATCTTGAAACATTTAGGAAAAGAAATCCAGGAGGGAGACAGACCTTCCGGTGCGCTCGCGCCTGCCGGTTTTTCTTTTGGTAAAAATAAACTGACAGAGCAACACTTGCCTGATGAGGAAAATCGCCGTTCGTTCCTTGGCATGATCGGTATATTGCCTGAAGATGAAAAACGGCAGCTTATTCGGGAAGTGTTGTCCCCGCTCGGCCATAATTTAATGGTTACACCAAAGGAAGTAGATTTATTTATTAAGGATACAGCGAATTTATTAGCGAACTGTTTGAATGCGGCCTTACACTCAGCAGTTGACCAAGGAAATACCGGTTTCTTTACAAAATAG
- the comER gene encoding late competence protein ComER: MHVCGNVSELVDLCDLLFICVKPHDIHPLLQEVRHLFRSEQCVVSITSPVSTAQLESVLPCSCMRMIPSITNKVLSGTVLYTYGEKCEEDWKKEMEQRMNKLCKEAVEIDESVTRAASDLVSCGPAFISFLTRKFIEGAETTGMDPQTAEKLAESMLAGLGELFKQKEYTLAQLEEKVCVKGGVTGKGIAVLEAETGDMFTKLFQATHEKFAEDKQETAAQFGIP; this comes from the coding sequence ATACATGTTTGCGGGAACGTTTCTGAGCTTGTTGATTTATGCGATCTTTTATTTATCTGTGTCAAGCCGCATGATATACACCCGCTTCTTCAAGAGGTCCGGCATTTATTTCGTTCTGAACAATGCGTCGTATCCATTACAAGCCCGGTTAGCACCGCTCAGCTTGAATCCGTCCTTCCCTGTTCATGCATGCGGATGATTCCAAGTATTACAAATAAAGTGTTATCAGGAACCGTACTTTATACGTATGGAGAGAAATGCGAAGAAGATTGGAAAAAAGAAATGGAGCAGCGGATGAATAAACTGTGCAAAGAGGCCGTAGAAATCGACGAGTCTGTCACCCGCGCTGCTTCAGACCTCGTGAGCTGTGGTCCGGCATTTATTAGTTTTTTAACGAGAAAGTTTATTGAGGGGGCAGAGACTACGGGAATGGACCCACAAACAGCAGAAAAGTTAGCGGAATCGATGCTCGCTGGATTGGGAGAACTATTTAAACAAAAGGAATACACTCTTGCTCAATTAGAGGAAAAAGTATGTGTAAAAGGAGGCGTAACAGGAAAAGGAATTGCTGTGTTAGAAGCAGAAACCGGAGATATGTTCACAAAACTTTTTCAAGCGACTCATGAGAAGTTTGCCGAAGATAAACAAGAAACAGCAGCGCAATTTGGAATCCCTTAA
- a CDS encoding helix-hairpin-helix domain-containing protein, protein MDVKALISKYKMYLWAGGALVAFGLYQLTEEAPSPEEPIMKEMVPAEQKEVSSPPVPSQEQQEPSIVMVDMKGAVVAPGIYSLKSGERINDAVAKAGGFQKEADRTAINLAQKLQDEMVIYVPKIGEEPPEELAAVIPPQESAQGHSSDSSGSAVNINEASVEELQQLPGIGKAKAQAIIDYRETTGSFSKPEDLKNVSGIGEKTFEKMASLVVIQ, encoded by the coding sequence ATGGATGTAAAAGCGTTGATTAGCAAGTATAAAATGTACTTGTGGGCAGGAGGAGCCCTCGTTGCATTTGGCCTTTATCAGCTGACTGAAGAAGCGCCCTCACCGGAAGAGCCGATAATGAAAGAAATGGTACCGGCCGAACAAAAGGAGGTTTCCTCGCCGCCAGTGCCTTCACAAGAACAGCAGGAGCCCTCCATTGTGATGGTTGATATGAAAGGGGCTGTCGTGGCTCCCGGAATTTATTCGTTGAAAAGTGGAGAACGGATTAACGATGCTGTAGCGAAGGCAGGCGGCTTTCAAAAAGAAGCGGACCGGACAGCGATTAATCTGGCCCAAAAACTGCAAGATGAAATGGTTATTTACGTACCAAAAATCGGAGAAGAACCGCCGGAAGAACTAGCAGCTGTCATTCCACCGCAGGAAAGCGCACAAGGACATTCATCAGACAGCAGCGGAAGTGCGGTTAATATAAATGAAGCCTCCGTTGAGGAGCTCCAACAGCTGCCCGGTATTGGAAAGGCGAAAGCACAGGCGATTATTGATTATAGAGAGACGACAGGATCATTCTCAAAGCCAGAAGATTTAAAAAATGTGTCAGGTATCGGAGAAAAGACGTTTGAAAAGATGGCTTCGCTCGTTGTCATACAGTAA
- a CDS encoding cytidine/deoxycytidylate deaminase family protein — translation MSRKSWDEYFLDIAEVVSTRSTCNRLHVGCVIVKDKHIIATGYNGSIHGHDHCDEEGCLLSDEKRCIRCLHAELNAVLHAERDKLKEAAAYVTHEPCENCAKTLAQAGIKKIVYRNAYPNKWNQHFLKDIEVVHLS, via the coding sequence ATGAGCAGAAAGAGTTGGGATGAATATTTTTTAGACATTGCAGAAGTAGTTTCCACCCGTTCAACATGCAACCGTCTCCATGTGGGCTGTGTGATTGTGAAAGATAAGCATATTATTGCAACAGGGTACAATGGCTCTATTCATGGCCATGACCATTGCGATGAAGAGGGCTGCCTTTTGTCAGATGAAAAGCGCTGTATCCGGTGTCTGCATGCGGAGTTAAATGCTGTACTTCACGCAGAAAGAGATAAGCTTAAAGAAGCCGCTGCATATGTTACTCATGAACCTTGTGAAAATTGTGCAAAAACATTGGCGCAAGCCGGAATCAAAAAAATTGTCTACAGAAATGCCTATCCAAACAAGTGGAATCAGCATTTTTTGAAAGATATTGAAGTTGTCCATCTTTCTTAA
- a CDS encoding DNA internalization-related competence protein ComEC/Rec2: MGQFSEERNVTAFTGKEESWSVLFSDETLIDGDRLKATVTAGNKENLRLLYRLASSAEAEELQGILLPGTICRVSGKLEEPEGKRNRNGFDYQLFLKRNHIFWQLEVDRLSLSSCVKKEKSVKERIIHWRLKGINHLKTAFPESLQPVAAALLFGDRSSTEEDVMEAYQRLGVIHLLAISGLHVGLITSLVYYAMIRIGIVKETAQLILLISLPVYALLAGGSPPVIRAVLMTLLILLAVRFHHKFTALDALSTSFILVILYDPYFIYQAGFQLSYLISFALLLSSKVILSSSVSPLRNMLIVTSVSQIAGLPVLMYHFFEVSLYSFAANLFFVPFYSFFVLPFLFIAFLLSIILGPVDLLLEPLRFLLEQVDRAAVKISQWPGAVMTTGRPDDFLLIFICLFVAAGFLQWEKTLNGKRISAFLVVIIGVPVMLPTYSATGEVSFVDVGQGDAILITLPFNKGNYLIDTGGLLPFQKEEWQRQKRNFSIGSDVLLPYLKGKGITRIDKLILTHSDYDHIGAAEELLGHIAIKEIVISPGSESKPVMKQTIERAAMHRVSVRYGKYMESWQEGEAYFQIVSPADNHYEGNDDSIVIYAVIGEKKWLFTGDMEAEGETQLLKKFSMDVDVLKVGHHGSRSSTTAPFITNMNPETAVISLGKNNRYGHPHKEVIERLQDQGVAVWRTDIHGEIVYAYKNGETGTFSAVYP; this comes from the coding sequence GTGGGTCAATTCTCTGAAGAACGGAATGTAACAGCTTTTACTGGAAAAGAAGAAAGCTGGTCTGTGTTATTCTCTGATGAAACATTGATCGACGGTGACCGGCTGAAAGCAACCGTAACCGCAGGAAATAAGGAGAATTTGCGTCTTCTTTATCGGCTGGCTTCCTCTGCGGAGGCAGAAGAACTTCAGGGAATATTGTTACCAGGTACGATATGTCGTGTTTCTGGAAAACTTGAAGAGCCAGAAGGGAAAAGAAACCGCAATGGATTTGACTACCAATTGTTTCTCAAGCGTAACCATATCTTTTGGCAGCTTGAAGTTGATCGCCTGTCGTTATCGTCGTGTGTAAAAAAAGAAAAATCTGTTAAAGAGCGCATCATCCATTGGAGGCTAAAAGGGATCAATCATTTAAAGACAGCTTTTCCTGAAAGCTTGCAGCCGGTTGCTGCTGCCTTATTATTTGGTGACCGCTCATCAACAGAGGAGGATGTAATGGAGGCTTATCAGCGCCTCGGTGTTATTCATTTGCTTGCTATCTCAGGCCTTCATGTTGGTTTGATTACTTCCCTTGTTTATTATGCGATGATACGAATCGGTATTGTGAAGGAAACGGCACAGCTTATCTTGCTTATCTCGCTTCCGGTCTATGCACTCTTAGCTGGCGGGTCTCCTCCCGTAATCAGAGCTGTGTTGATGACTCTTCTCATATTATTAGCCGTGCGGTTCCATCATAAATTCACGGCCCTTGATGCCCTCAGTACAAGCTTTATTCTCGTTATTTTGTACGATCCTTACTTTATTTACCAAGCAGGCTTCCAACTTTCTTACCTCATTAGTTTTGCTCTGCTCCTCTCTTCGAAAGTGATTTTATCTTCTTCCGTCTCTCCCTTAAGAAATATGCTCATTGTCACGTCTGTTTCTCAAATAGCCGGTTTGCCAGTGTTAATGTATCACTTTTTTGAGGTTTCCCTCTATTCTTTTGCTGCTAACTTATTTTTTGTCCCTTTCTATTCCTTTTTCGTTTTGCCGTTCCTTTTCATTGCTTTTTTGTTAAGTATCATATTAGGTCCTGTTGATCTCTTATTAGAGCCGCTCCGCTTTTTGCTTGAGCAAGTAGATCGAGCAGCAGTGAAGATTAGCCAGTGGCCAGGAGCTGTTATGACGACTGGCCGGCCAGACGACTTTTTACTTATTTTCATATGTCTTTTCGTTGCTGCAGGCTTTCTCCAATGGGAAAAAACTTTAAATGGGAAGCGGATTAGCGCCTTTCTGGTAGTCATCATTGGTGTGCCCGTTATGCTTCCTACGTACTCTGCAACGGGAGAGGTGTCCTTTGTCGATGTCGGGCAGGGAGATGCCATTTTAATTACCCTTCCGTTTAACAAAGGAAATTATCTAATCGATACAGGTGGGTTGCTGCCATTTCAAAAAGAAGAATGGCAAAGGCAAAAGAGAAATTTTTCGATTGGAAGTGATGTTCTTCTTCCTTACCTAAAAGGGAAGGGAATTACCCGCATTGATAAATTAATTCTTACGCATAGCGACTATGACCATATAGGAGCTGCGGAGGAGCTGCTCGGTCATATTGCTATTAAGGAGATAGTCATTAGTCCAGGATCAGAATCCAAACCTGTCATGAAACAAACGATTGAACGGGCTGCCATGCATAGGGTTTCTGTTCGCTATGGAAAGTATATGGAAAGCTGGCAGGAGGGAGAGGCTTACTTTCAAATTGTGTCCCCTGCAGATAATCATTATGAAGGAAACGACGATTCAATCGTGATTTATGCAGTAATAGGTGAAAAGAAGTGGCTCTTTACCGGAGATATGGAGGCAGAAGGAGAAACACAGCTTCTCAAAAAATTTTCTATGGATGTAGATGTATTAAAAGTCGGACATCATGGAAGTCGGTCTTCAACAACAGCCCCTTTTATAACCAACATGAATCCTGAAACAGCTGTTATTTCTCTTGGGAAAAACAATCGGTATGGGCATCCTCATAAGGAAGTTATTGAGCGGCTTCAGGACCAGGGAGTTGCAGTTTGGCGAACAGATATTCACGGGGAGATTGTATATGCGTATAAGAATGGAGAAACAGGCACATTTTCAGCCGTCTATCCGTAA
- the holA gene encoding DNA polymerase III subunit delta — MPIWKKIDQKQLSAIYLLYGTEEFLINETKHRLIQSVLTEEEMDFNFSVYDLEEIPVETALEEAETFPFIGEKKIVILNNPTFLTAERSKDKVEHNTKKLEEYIADPAPYTILVFSAPYEKLDERKKVTKLLKKNAEVMEANKLNEKELKAWLRARANASQAHIDEEALDHLLAIAGTDLMMLASELDKLSLYTSGEQPITVEVVDRLTARSLEQDIFALVDKVVTGKVEKAFRIYYDLLKLNEEPIKILAVIANQFRLIYQTKDLARKGYGQQQIASFLKVHPFRVKLAAGQARNFSDEQLASIMMMLADSDLQMKTSAMAKPLIIEMFLFKLQSLMKTSR; from the coding sequence ATGCCCATTTGGAAAAAAATCGATCAAAAACAATTGTCAGCAATTTACTTGCTGTATGGAACTGAAGAGTTTTTAATTAATGAAACCAAGCACAGGTTGATTCAGTCGGTGCTGACAGAAGAAGAGATGGATTTTAATTTTTCGGTCTATGATTTAGAAGAAATCCCCGTGGAAACAGCTCTTGAAGAAGCAGAAACTTTTCCCTTTATAGGAGAGAAAAAAATAGTCATTTTAAACAATCCAACATTTTTGACGGCTGAACGATCTAAAGATAAGGTTGAGCATAATACGAAAAAGCTTGAGGAATACATAGCCGATCCGGCACCGTATACGATATTGGTCTTTTCAGCTCCTTATGAAAAATTAGACGAGCGCAAAAAAGTCACAAAGCTGCTTAAAAAAAATGCAGAAGTGATGGAAGCAAATAAATTGAATGAAAAGGAGCTAAAAGCTTGGCTTCGCGCTCGTGCAAATGCCAGTCAGGCGCACATAGACGAAGAGGCGTTAGACCATCTCCTCGCTATTGCGGGTACAGACTTGATGATGCTTGCTTCAGAGCTTGATAAATTATCTCTTTACACTTCCGGAGAGCAGCCAATCACAGTAGAAGTGGTGGATCGTCTAACAGCTCGCTCTTTAGAGCAGGATATTTTTGCTTTGGTTGATAAAGTAGTAACGGGGAAAGTGGAGAAAGCTTTTCGTATTTACTATGACCTACTGAAGCTGAATGAGGAGCCAATTAAGATCCTGGCAGTGATCGCTAATCAATTCCGGTTGATTTATCAGACGAAGGATTTAGCGAGAAAGGGATATGGTCAGCAGCAAATAGCTAGCTTTCTAAAAGTCCATCCCTTTAGAGTGAAGCTTGCTGCTGGTCAGGCCAGAAATTTTTCAGATGAGCAACTGGCCTCGATCATGATGATGCTCGCCGACAGTGACCTGCAAATGAAAACGAGTGCGATGGCGAAACCGCTTATTATTGAGATGTTTTTATTTAAGCTTCAAAGCTTGATGAAAACAAGCAGATAA
- a CDS encoding class I SAM-dependent methyltransferase: MTYERFASVYDFLMEDVPYDKWMDFFQQHTSGLSGKSVLDLACGTGEFTWRLAKAGWDVTGVDLSDSMLLAARQKAEKKQLSIPLFQQDMRNLEGLGQFDAVTIFCDSLNYLTEEEDIKLTLRAVQRHLKPGGLLLFDVHSLYKMRRIFKDGTFTAVDDTVSYIWNCFDGEQPDSIEHELTFFVREEGLELYERFDEWHVQRSFASEQYRGWLQETGFTDIEITADFTGQPPKETSERIFFACKNSPAC, translated from the coding sequence ATGACATATGAACGTTTTGCCAGTGTGTACGATTTTTTAATGGAAGACGTTCCCTATGATAAGTGGATGGATTTTTTTCAGCAGCATACATCCGGGCTATCTGGGAAAAGCGTGTTAGACCTTGCTTGCGGTACGGGCGAATTTACCTGGCGTCTAGCAAAAGCAGGATGGGATGTGACGGGCGTCGATTTATCGGACAGCATGCTGCTCGCAGCCCGGCAAAAAGCAGAGAAGAAACAGCTGTCTATCCCTTTATTTCAGCAGGACATGCGTAACTTGGAAGGGCTTGGACAATTTGATGCGGTAACGATTTTTTGCGATTCTCTTAATTACCTAACAGAAGAAGAGGACATAAAGCTTACACTTCGAGCGGTACAAAGACATCTGAAGCCGGGTGGATTGCTGTTGTTCGATGTCCATTCTTTATATAAAATGCGTCGCATTTTTAAGGACGGGACTTTTACAGCTGTTGATGATACCGTCTCTTATATCTGGAATTGTTTCGACGGCGAGCAGCCAGATAGCATTGAACATGAACTTACTTTCTTTGTCCGTGAAGAAGGCTTGGAGTTATATGAGCGGTTTGATGAATGGCATGTCCAGCGTTCGTTTGCAAGTGAACAATATAGAGGATGGCTTCAAGAAACTGGGTTTACCGACATTGAAATAACGGCTGATTTCACTGGGCAGCCTCCAAAAGAAACGAGCGAGAGAATATTTTTCGCTTGTAAAAACAGTCCCGCCTGTTAG
- the lepA gene encoding translation elongation factor 4 has product MNNEEKQLRQEHIRNFSIIAHIDHGKSTLADRILEYTNALSSREMKSQLLDSMDLERERGITIKLNAVQLNYKAKNGEEYIFHLIDTPGHVDFTYEVSRSLAACEGAILVVDAAQGIEAQTLANVYLALDNDLEILPVINKIDLPAAEPERVRQEVEDVIGLDASEAVLASAKAGIGIEEILEQIVEKVPAPTGDSSAPLKALIFDSLYDAYRGVVAYIRVVDGSVKAGDKIRMMATGKEFEVTEVGVFTPKTTVRDELTVGDVGFLTAAIKNVGDTRVGDTITSAHNPAVEALPGYRKLNPMVYCGLYPIDSSKFNDLREALEKLELNDSALQFEPETSQALGFGFRCGFLGLLHMEIIQERIEREFKIDLITTAPSVIYKVRMTNGEEINVDNPSNMPDPQKIDAVEEPYVKASIMVPNDYVGAVMELSQNKRGIFIDMQYMDENRVNVIYEIPLSEIVYDFFDQLKSSTKGYASFDYELIGYKTSKLVKMDILLNGDKVDALSFIVHRDFAYERGKVIVEKLKSLIPRQQFEVPVQAAIGQKIVARSTIKSMGKNVLAKCYGGDISRKRKLLEKQKEGKKRMKQVGSVEVPQEAFMAVLKMDDDNKSK; this is encoded by the coding sequence ATGAATAATGAAGAGAAACAATTAAGACAAGAGCATATCAGAAACTTCTCGATTATTGCTCATATTGACCATGGGAAGTCTACTTTAGCCGATCGGATATTGGAGTATACGAATGCTCTGTCTTCCCGGGAGATGAAAAGCCAACTGCTCGATTCAATGGACCTTGAGCGTGAGCGGGGCATTACGATTAAGTTAAATGCTGTGCAATTGAATTATAAAGCGAAAAATGGAGAAGAGTATATTTTCCATTTAATCGATACACCAGGACACGTCGATTTCACTTATGAAGTGTCTCGCAGCCTTGCCGCCTGTGAAGGGGCAATCCTTGTAGTAGATGCAGCACAAGGAATTGAAGCCCAAACACTGGCGAATGTCTATCTCGCTTTAGACAATGACTTGGAAATTCTACCGGTCATCAATAAGATTGATTTGCCGGCAGCAGAACCGGAACGCGTTCGTCAAGAAGTGGAAGATGTCATTGGTCTGGATGCTTCAGAAGCGGTTCTTGCCTCCGCAAAAGCTGGTATTGGGATTGAGGAAATTTTAGAGCAAATTGTTGAAAAAGTGCCCGCTCCAACAGGTGATTCATCAGCTCCATTAAAGGCGCTTATTTTTGATTCTTTATATGATGCTTATCGAGGCGTTGTTGCCTATATCCGCGTCGTAGATGGTTCAGTAAAAGCAGGGGACAAAATTAGAATGATGGCAACTGGTAAAGAATTCGAGGTCACCGAAGTGGGGGTCTTCACGCCGAAAACAACCGTACGCGATGAATTGACTGTCGGGGATGTTGGCTTCTTGACTGCTGCTATCAAAAATGTAGGCGATACGCGGGTGGGGGATACGATCACTTCAGCCCATAATCCAGCAGTTGAAGCGCTGCCTGGATATAGAAAGCTGAATCCGATGGTTTATTGCGGGCTTTATCCGATCGATTCATCAAAATTCAATGACTTGCGCGAAGCTCTGGAAAAATTAGAGCTAAATGACTCCGCCCTTCAATTTGAGCCGGAAACATCACAGGCGCTTGGATTTGGCTTCCGTTGCGGGTTCCTTGGACTCCTCCATATGGAAATTATCCAAGAGAGAATCGAGCGTGAGTTTAAAATTGATCTGATTACCACAGCACCGAGCGTTATTTATAAAGTGCGGATGACCAATGGCGAAGAAATAAACGTAGATAACCCTTCCAATATGCCGGATCCGCAAAAAATAGATGCGGTGGAAGAGCCATACGTGAAAGCGTCGATTATGGTGCCAAATGACTATGTTGGCGCGGTCATGGAGCTTTCCCAGAATAAGCGCGGTATTTTTATTGATATGCAGTATATGGACGAAAACCGGGTAAATGTGATTTATGAAATCCCGCTTTCGGAAATCGTTTACGATTTCTTCGACCAATTAAAGTCCAGTACGAAAGGCTATGCTTCCTTTGATTATGAACTTATTGGATACAAAACATCCAAGCTTGTAAAAATGGATATTTTACTCAATGGCGACAAAGTGGATGCGTTAAGCTTTATCGTCCATCGTGATTTTGCTTATGAGCGTGGCAAGGTAATTGTTGAAAAGTTAAAAAGTTTGATTCCAAGACAGCAATTTGAAGTGCCTGTACAGGCGGCCATCGGCCAGAAGATTGTGGCGAGATCCACCATTAAATCGATGGGTAAAAACGTTCTTGCTAAATGTTACGGCGGAGATATTTCCCGTAAGCGTAAATTGCTTGAGAAGCAAAAAGAAGGGAAAAAGCGCATGAAGCAAGTTGGCTCGGTTGAAGTACCACAAGAGGCCTTCATGGCAGTCTTGAAAATGGATGACGATAATAAAAGTAAATAG
- a CDS encoding stage II sporulation protein P — translation MKENQPYDLFSINLSTILKGMMIFTISLLTLFSVAGLLTSFTYNYRISSHSVNEAAEHISGGALYYLYTMENKLFATHAPEDARPPSLSELAFRYATNVRFQDPRSFLGREVPGFSIYDGEILVAGEGTDYTNMPIESEPPDEALDKGNDAVITPAKEIPKEKDSPPPSLTTNGKKKVYVYFTHTRESYLPYLQGVSSADSAHHSALNVTKVGEMLQEALESKGIGTTVDKTDIVAKLNQTGKKYSQAYQESRTVMASAQSNNRDLQYFIDIHRDSQRKKVTTATVNGKSYAKLVFVVGAEHANYEKNVKLATEWHNLLEKKYKGLSRGVILKQGKNTNGKFNQDLSEKAMLIEFGGVDNTFEELNRTAEAFADIFADYYWQAEAVQSQ, via the coding sequence ATGAAGGAGAACCAGCCGTATGACCTCTTTTCAATTAATTTGTCGACGATCTTAAAGGGAATGATGATTTTTACGATCTCTCTCCTCACACTTTTTTCAGTTGCCGGTTTATTAACGTCCTTTACTTACAACTATCGAATTTCTTCTCATTCAGTTAATGAAGCAGCTGAACACATATCTGGCGGTGCGCTTTACTACTTGTATACGATGGAGAACAAATTGTTTGCGACGCACGCGCCTGAAGATGCTCGGCCTCCATCGCTGAGCGAGCTCGCCTTTCGTTACGCGACGAATGTCCGTTTCCAGGACCCGCGCAGCTTTCTGGGAAGAGAAGTACCGGGGTTTTCTATTTATGATGGAGAAATATTGGTAGCTGGGGAAGGTACAGACTATACAAATATGCCAATTGAGTCGGAGCCGCCGGATGAGGCATTAGATAAGGGAAATGATGCAGTAATAACCCCGGCTAAAGAGATTCCAAAAGAAAAGGATAGCCCGCCGCCTTCCCTGACAACGAACGGAAAAAAGAAGGTATACGTATATTTCACTCATACGAGAGAGTCCTACTTGCCGTATTTACAGGGGGTTTCTTCTGCTGATTCAGCTCACCATTCAGCCTTAAACGTCACGAAAGTTGGCGAAATGCTGCAGGAGGCACTGGAGTCTAAAGGAATTGGGACAACAGTAGACAAAACAGACATTGTCGCTAAGCTGAATCAGACGGGAAAAAAATACAGCCAGGCTTACCAGGAATCGCGTACTGTTATGGCTTCTGCACAATCTAATAATCGTGATTTACAGTATTTTATCGATATTCATCGTGATTCTCAACGCAAGAAGGTAACGACTGCTACTGTGAATGGCAAGAGCTATGCAAAGCTCGTATTTGTTGTCGGTGCCGAGCATGCCAACTATGAAAAAAATGTAAAACTGGCAACGGAATGGCATAACTTACTAGAGAAAAAATATAAGGGATTATCTAGAGGAGTTATTTTAAAGCAAGGGAAAAATACGAATGGAAAATTTAATCAGGATTTATCTGAAAAAGCAATGCTAATTGAGTTTGGCGGAGTAGACAATACATTCGAAGAGCTCAATCGAACAGCAGAGGCCTTTGCAGATATATTTGCAGATTATTACTGGCAGGCGGAGGCAGTACAATCCCAGTAA
- a CDS encoding YqzM family protein translates to MNEFEKNVQSKRNDAIDSGVAFGVSFAFFAIIFIIAQVIKFIG, encoded by the coding sequence GTGAACGAATTTGAAAAAAATGTCCAATCAAAACGTAATGACGCAATAGACTCTGGCGTTGCTTTTGGTGTTTCTTTCGCGTTTTTCGCCATCATCTTCATTATCGCACAGGTTATCAAATTCATTGGATAA